A segment of the Fusarium musae strain F31 chromosome 2, whole genome shotgun sequence genome:
GTACATTAAAACTCTGCAATCCGGGCGTCATGCTCCTTTCTCCATGATCCCTCAACCGTGTAAAGGGTGAGGCGGGATGGGTGGCGTGCGTTGTGCGAAGATCGCCAAAAAACATTATGATCCCATATCCGAGAAATCGGCGCGAGGTGGGGGATCCTGGTATAAGAATAGGAGGCTGAAGGACTCCTCGCAGGTACAAGACAGGTAATTTTAAAAgagattataaaaaagatgtCCGGGTGGACAAGACCAGAAGGTGTCAGACGCCTGGAATATGAAGATAGCTCCAGCAGGCGTCTTCTGATTTGGGCTGCGTGTCGGCTCGAGCAAAGTCCTCCATGACTTTCTCATCGCTGGGTGCTGAAAATCGAGTTGGGGAGCTCATGGTGAGGTTGTCGTCGTAAATGATAACGGTGGGAAGAATCCTGCTGTCGTGGCCGTTGCCCTTCTCTTCGGAAGATGAGTCGCTAGGTCCTCCGCCTCGATGTAGTTCACTTGCGCTGTATGTCGTAGGTATGCAAATGTGAGGGATTCCTTTCCGTATGCCAACGGCTCGGGCCAAAGTGACAGCAGAACCTCCGCCGACGCTGACAACGCAATCTCGTCCAGATGCCTGGGCTGGCACGGTGGTATTAGATGAACAGAGAATTCGACTGTCGAGATTAGGAATAATGGCTTGAATTTTGCGAGCGATATTTGATCTTGAAGGGCTTGAGACAATGAGCGGTGAAGTCAAGTGTAACCGAGCCAGCTCAGATGGTAGACGATGAATTGCGTCAGGGCCGACGACTAgacgaggagatgaagaagaaggacgttTTGAACGGCGATGTCGAGATCGAGAGGAGGGCCGCTGGACCGTGCCGGGCGGACCAGCGTgcgaagatggaggagacaAGTTGGTGGCTGGCGGCGTCACAAGAGCGGACGCCTTGAGGGCGAGGGCGTCAACAAGCTTGTCACGAATAGCAACGAGATCAGGATCAGTGACTTTTCGTGGTGACAAACGATGAATGCCGTTGGTGGAGTGATGCATGAAGGGCCGATGCCGGCTGTCCGGAGGTATCCAGCAGCGGTAGCGGTTGATGAGGTATATCGAAGTCCAACCTGCGCAACATCAATCAAGTGCCCAAAATGACAACAATAATGGATTGAAGACGAAAACTGGAAAAGAAGGAATCGATCGAGATTTGATGAAAGTTCAGAGATTCACAAGTTAGAGACATAGCACAAGATGAGCTAACTAGGGCACATTATTATGGGCAGATAGAATAGGCGTGACCTTCTGGGATGGGACGaggccagaccagaccagacgtTTGAGCGAAAATCCCTTTAGCAGCACCTGTTTCTGCCTGTGAGAGGAAAGTGACCGTTTGTTGTGGTTTTTCGCCACAGAAAAAAGACGCCACCTCTGCCTTTTGACTAGGTAGGGGACTAGGTAGGAGCAGGGGAAATTTGGTCTCTTTGATTTTGATAATAcagccaaaaaaaaaaaaagggtcCAGCCGAATGGTCTTGGGGCCGATGATGGGGGAAGTCAAGTGCCAACGCCTTGTCTGTTTGGTGCCAGTCCCTGCGTGAGACCCTGAAAACTGATGTAAAAGGGGGCAAAAGGTGTATTGTTTCTGTCATGAAGACGTCAAATGTGTAACGGAGGGGGATCGCTTGACCCCTAGAAACACACAGGAGGCAGTTTATCCGCCCCGGCCGGAGGTTAGCTCCGTTAAGTGGAGCAGCGATCGAAGACAAAGTCTCGTGGTGACGGAGCAAGTCCGCCAATGAGAAGTGATAGGGGAGATCGTGGTTGGATGTGGACAtggaaggaagagagaggaTGGGCAAAATCAAGAAACGCATCTCTTTGTGTCATAAAACCCATATTACCTCGGTGTTGGCATTGGATGGCGATATGATTGGTTGTTCTGAAAGAACTCTGGTGGCTTGATGAATGTACAGTAAGCGCTATAGCAGTTCCCGTTACTAAGAAGACGGCAGAATCTCATCTTGGAAACATTTTATCTAAATTAGCTAAGTAAGGAATATCTTGGGTTGATCCAAATTTGAGTCTGTCAAGTCGCTGTGTTACTGAGCTATTTCTGGACAATGCTGCGGTGACGCAGGGTGAGTTGTAAACTGACCGTGACATCTGGTCTGTAACACCAAGGTATTGTGTTTGTTAGAACCAAGAGTCTTTCAAACTGTTTGTGGTTTCGCAACTGGACTTTACATTGCTGTTGTATCTGGAGGCCTCTACTAAATGagaggggaagaagagaagagatatGTTATAGGTGCATGGAGAGCACATCAGGCCTCTTTTGATGCTGCAATTAGAGCTTTGGAACAAGATAGAGTGACGAGAACCGACACTTGCATCAAAGATGAGGCTCATGCTTGAGGATGGAGACCAAGCACTTTCTTAAGTAACAAAAACTCCATGAATGCGGAGAGGCAGGCACATAGCGGCAGTCTCCGGTGCCTCCCGCCTTTAGCTCAAGCCAACCTGCCAGTTCTGCCCCTCTGAGCCAGGGCCTTGCCTGATATTTCCTCTTGCTGGTCTTACAACACcaatcttttcttctttttcttcttcctcttcaatcaTTGTCGCATCAATCGCCACAATCTATCTGAAGCGCCGGCGGCCTTTACACAATTCTATGACTTTGTCGCCGCCGCTTGGTCTAGTCTCGCAGCTGTGATAACATCTCCGACCGATCGATCGCCCTTCTTTCAGCTCTGGTTCAATCATCTACACCTTCAAGATGGAATTTACTGCGCAGTCGCCCGCCTCCGTTCTCCCAAGAATCACAGGCTCTTAGCTATCACCACCGGACGCAGCCGACAGCCGATTTTACACGCATATCCATCTTATCTGATAAGCTTGTGGTTGGCCGACGGCTCATGGCCGAGCACAACCTCAGTATGCATATCTGCTAGCAAACTGTGGCGTTCAATGCATGCACCCAAGAGATAAACTTGAACGAGTTGGGTGGTTGAATTCCGACGGTCACTCCAAATTGGTGCCATCTTTTACAGAGAGTCATCCGATTTCGCAAACTGATTATCTATCAGCCCGTGGTTTGAAGCTCAGAATGATGTCCAGACAAAGCTCAGCTGGTGCTGTCCCTACTCATGCTGGGTTTATCGTCACAATCCTGGCCATGATACACAGCCGAAGTCGCCTATTCCGTGGCGACGGGTGACAACCCCAGGCGATGCTTCGGGGATGCGCCGATGCGCTATCTCATCCCTCTCGATTCGAACCCAGCCCAATGGTCGCGACAGGCCGTACTCCTTCTGTTCGTCCCCCACGTAGGTGCACCACCAATACCGGTTCCCCGACCGGCCGGTCTAATAACATGCCAACTTTATTTCTACCTCCCCATCGTGGAATCTGGGGTTGCATATTTAAAGGAGCGGTTGTCCACGATCATGTCACCAGTATCAAGCTTCAGATTAGCATCGCATGTTTTTCTTAGCTGACCTTGTCTTTTGATCtgcatctcatctcacctcGCTTGGGGCTCTTGGACTCGGACCCGCAGACACCCACCCGCTGCCCCATCTCTAGCAATTTGTCAAGCATCTGGGGAATAAGAAGTCCTGATAAGCTATCTGTGGATCCACGAGTTATCAGTTACAAGTCTTGGGCCactaagcttaaaaaaaaactctaGCCACTCCCGAAAACGGCCTCGCGTGCTCGCCAATCACTTCTATTATACGGAGAGGAATTAGAAGTATAAACCTTCGTATTGCCCATATCAACTTTCAGTGTTGAAGCCTTTCAAAGCCTTCGTCAATATTCATTCAACATTGACATTCCAAGTCTGTCATTGAGTTGATCGACACGAAGATTCCTCTTTCGCTTGGACCCCTCAACGATCAACGCCATCGACACCAAAGCCATTCCAGCGTTGGCCTATTTCTCGTTTCTTTACACAACTCCATCTAACTGCTTCAACAATGGATGAGGATCAAGGACCACGGTCGATTGCCCCCGAGCATGCGCCACCGAAAACATTTGCTCAGCGTTGCAATGGCCTCAAGAAGGCATTCACTACCAGGCACGGCCTGATTGGCGATTATGACTATGCCTTTCTCTTTCGCCCAAACCTGCCCttcatgaagaagagcgTTAACCCAAGTCCCTTCTTTGGTCTCAATGACAAGATGCCAGTTTTTCTGGGCTTACTGCTCGGCTTTCAACATGCATTGGCCATGTTAGCAGGTGTGATTACACCACCGATCATCATCAGCGGCAGCGCCAATTTGCTACCTGAGCAACAACAATACCTCGTCTCAACCGCTCTCATCGTTTCTGGCATCTTCTCTGCAGTCCAAAT
Coding sequences within it:
- a CDS encoding hypothetical protein (EggNog:ENOG41), with the protein product MHHSTNGIHRLSPRKVTDPDLVAIRDKLVDALALKASALVTPPATNLSPPSSHAGPPGTVQRPSSRSRHRRSKRPSSSSPRLVVGPDAIHRLPSELARLHLTSPLIVSSPSRSNIARKIQAIIPNLDSRILCSSNTTVPAQASGRDCVVSVGGGSAVTLARAVGIRKGIPHICIPTTYSASELHRGGGPSDSSSEEKGNGHDSRILPTVIIYDDNLTMSSPTRFSAPSDEKVMEDFARADTQPKSEDACWSYLHIPGV